Proteins from one Ammospiza nelsoni isolate bAmmNel1 chromosome 18, bAmmNel1.pri, whole genome shotgun sequence genomic window:
- the LOC132081611 gene encoding macrophage migration inhibitory factor-like translates to MHLLEKPKFIVNTNISKAKVPESFAGELTQQLSKALGKPAQYLAIQISPDQVMSFGGSTDPCAVCFLYSIGKTGEQENKGYCKLLCELMSKQLKTPSDRIYISFFDISAGNVGRNNSTFA, encoded by the exons ATGCACCTGCTGGAG AAGCCTAAATTCATTGTTAACACAAATATAAGCAAGGCCAAAGTTCCAGAATCTTTTGCAGGGGAGCTCACCCAACAATTATCAAAAGCATTGGGCAAACCAGCACAG TATCTAGCAATACAGATCTCTCCTGATCAGGTGATGTCCTTTGGTGGCTCCACAGACCCTTGTGCTGTGTGCTTTCTCTACAGCATTGGAAAGACAGGGGAGCAGGAGAACAAGGGCTACTGCAAATTGCTTTGTGAGCTGATGAGCAAACAGCTGAAAACACCATCTGACAG AATCTACATCAGCTTCTTTGACATCAGTGCTGGCAATGTGGGCAGGAATAACAGCACCTTTGCTTGA
- the LOC132081572 gene encoding solute carrier family 2, facilitated glucose transporter member 11-like yields the protein MAAFLSSLVQFRGLLQMILVLGIGGSFPYGFHISVINYPSVHIRKFINETWIDRHGSALHPDTVMLLWSFIVSVYGIGGFLGSLCCGYLTTKYRKKKCQMFTNLIMLVAALFMALSRTAKSFEMILVGRFLYGIGAGFSLNIHPQYVGEISPKKLRGFTNATVAVFLTLGKLTGQLVGLREILGSEALWPWLLASSGLSALLQLVTLPFFPDSPSYLLIQKGNEEACRKAIRKLWGEGDHQAEIDDIMKEKGAVASTKTLRVLEVLKERSLRWQLYILLIVMTTLQLCGINAIYFYSFEVFHTAKFEEYLIPYVSLGVGLCECLSSILCSTLIDRFGRKVLLWGGYLLMCSVLALLTTTLSLQHRFFWMHYFSVILIFLFVVFFGIGPSGATISVMVEIFSQSYRPSAFLIVGCINWMGLFVLGMIFPVIVDNLGPLCFLIFLGILVLSAIFIYLYLPETKGKSIMEIKAEFNKLNFGKKETSVTENNLPKEQLYCTKL from the exons ATGGCTGCCTTCCTCTCCAGCCTG gTTCAGTTCCGGGGCCTACTTCAGATGATCTTAGTGCTGGGAATTGGGGGCAGTTTCCCATATGGATTCCATATTTCTGTCATCAACTATCCTTCTGTG cacaTCAGGAAGTTTATCAATGAAACCTGGATAGATCGCCACGGCTCTGCCCTCCACCCTGACACAGTCATGCTGCTGTGGTCCTTCATTGTGTCTGTCTATGGCATAGGAGGgttcctgggcagcctctgctgtgGCTACCTGACTACAAAATACAGAAA gaaaaagtgCCAAATGTTCACCAACCTGATCATGTTGGTAGCTGCACTTTTCATGGCCCTCAGCAGAACAGCCAAATCCTTTGAGATGATTCTGGTTGGGCGCTTTCTCTACGGCATTGGTGCAG GTTTTTCTCTCAACATACATCCTCAGTATGTAGGAGAGATTTCACCCAAGAAGCTGCGTGGTTTTACCAACGCCACTGTTGCTGTTTTTCTGACCCTGGGAAAGCTCACAGGACAGCTTGTTGGACTACG GGAGATTTTAGGAAGCGAAGCTTTGTGGCCATGGTTGTTAGCATCTAGTGGACTTTCAGCATTGCTTCAACTGGTTAccctcccatttttccctgACTCACCATCCTACCTCCTGATACAGAAGGGTAATGAGGAAGCCTGCAGGAAAG CCATCAGGAAGCTCTGGGGGGAAGGAGACCACCAAGCAGAAATTGATGACATTATGAAGGAGAAGGGCGCCGTGGCGAGCACCAAAACCTTGCGTGTCCTTGAAGTGCTAAAAGAGCGATCCTTGCGCTGGCAGCTCTACATCCTGCTGATTGTCATGACCACgctgcagctctgtggcatAAATGCA ATCTACTTCTATTCTTTTGAAGTATTCCACACAGCCAAGTTTGAAGAATACCTGATCCCATACGTGTCCCTGGGAGTTGGGCTGTGTGAGTGCTTGTCCTCCATACTGTGT agcACCCTCATAGACCGCTTTGGGCGgaaggtgctgctctggggcgGGTACCTGCtgatgtgctctgtgctggcactgctcaccACCACCCTGTCACTGCAG CATCGCTTTTTCTGGATGCATTACTTCAGTGTTATCTTGATCTTCCTCTTCGTTGTCTTCTTTGGAATTGGACCAT ctggagCCACCATATCTGTGATGGTTGAAATCTTCAGCCAGTCATACAGACCATCAGCCTTCCTGATTGTTGGCTGCATCAACTGGATGGGACTCTTTGTACTTGGGATGATTTTTCCAGTGATTGTT GATAACCTTGGACCCCTCTGCTTCCTCATCTTTTTGGGAATCCTTGTTTTATCAGCAATTTTCATCTACCTGTATCTTCCTGAGACCAAGGGAAAATCAAtcatggaaataaaagcagaattcaACAAGCTGAACTTCgggaaaaaagaaacctctGTCACTGAAAATAACCTTCCTAAGGAACAGTTGTATTGCACCAAGCTCTGA
- the LOC132081504 gene encoding macrophage migration inhibitory factor, with protein sequence MPMFSIYTNVCKDAVPDNLLGDLTQQLAKATGKPAQYIAVHIIPDQMMSFGGSTDPCALCSLYSIGKIGGQQNKTYTKMLCDLISKHLHVSADRVYINYFDMNAANVGWNGSTFA encoded by the exons ATGCCCATGTTCTCCATCTACACCAATGTCTGCAAGGACGCCGTGCCCGACAACCTCTTGGGCGACCTCACCCAGCAGCTGGCCAAGGCCACGGGCAAGCCCGCGCAG tACATAGCTGTGCACATCATACCTGACCAGATGATGTCCTTCGGGGGCTCCACTGATCCCTGCGCGCTCTGCAGCCTCTACAGCATCGGCAAGATAGGAGGGCAGCAGAACAAGACTTACACCAAGATGCTGTGTGATCTGATCTCCAAGCACTTGCACGTATCTGCAGACAG GGTCTACATCAACTACTTTGACATGAACGCTGCCAATGTGGGCTGGAACGGCTCCACCTTTGCATAG